From one Gossypium hirsutum isolate 1008001.06 chromosome D08, Gossypium_hirsutum_v2.1, whole genome shotgun sequence genomic stretch:
- the LOC107914555 gene encoding uncharacterized protein isoform X1 — translation MESTEGEGSSEPEIQFTEIETTAECLDGSLIFHVVKDTIGFILYMHQQIPSILQDITLEFDLMHTEYKELEVDLAKTELKASLRRKHIGRMREVKQGIRKMEKFMSTISSLQSALQLLISQIPNIHEVILVLGTSPIRPQHVYQLCFSHANPAPSAEANFIKGKTAEWLSRKAIRALISKDAGSSSYPGPTKLFLMVKAPTSLNLPLHFLPKRDFRYSKKIVPFRLRFRCRTQGLKIDEDHNSLPGRSTGIDSSNDLIWFQCRHAIKGIAFKTPEEE, via the exons ATGGAATCGACGGAAGGAGAAGGAAGCTCAGAGCCGGAGATACAGTTCACGGAGATCGAGACGACGGCCGAGTGCTTGGACGGCTCCCTCATCTTCCATGTCGTCAAGGACACCATCGGTTTCATTCTCTACATGCATCAGCAAATCCCTTC CATTTTGCAGGATATCACTCTTGAATTCGACTTAATGCATACTGAATACAAAGAATTG GAGGTGGATCTTGCAAAAACTGAGTTAAAGGCATCTTTGCGACGAAAGCACATTGGCAGAATGAGAGAGGTTAAGCAAGGGATCAGAAAGATGGAAAAGTTTATGAGTACAATTTCAAGTCTTCAAAGTGCGTTGCAATTGTTAATAAGTCAAATCCCTAACATTCATGAGGTTATTTTGGTCCTTGGTACAAGTCCAATTCGGCCTCAGCATGTTTATCAGTTGTGTTTTTCGCATGCAAATCCTGCTCCGTCCGCTGAAGCTAATTTCATCAAAGGCAAAACAGCAGAATGGCTTTCAAGGAAG GCTATTAGGGCATTGATTTCGAAAGATGCAGGTTCCAGTTCCTATCCAG GCCCTACAAAGTTGTTTCTGATGGTTAAAGCTCCCACCTCACTCAATCTGCCCTTGCATTTTCTTCCAAAACGTGACTTCAGATACAGTAAAAAG ATTGTGCCTTTCAGGTTACGGTTTAGATGCAGAACCCAAGGTTTGAAAATTGATGAGGATCACAATTCACTGCCTGGCAGATCAACAGGGATAGATTCTTCAAATGATCTAATCTG GTTTCAGTGTCGGCATGCAATAAAAGGCATAGCATTCAAGACACCAGAAGAAGAATGA
- the LOC107914555 gene encoding uncharacterized protein isoform X2 produces the protein MHTEYKELEVDLAKTELKASLRRKHIGRMREVKQGIRKMEKFMSTISSLQSALQLLISQIPNIHEVILVLGTSPIRPQHVYQLCFSHANPAPSAEANFIKGKTAEWLSRKAIRALISKDAGSSSYPGPTKLFLMVKAPTSLNLPLHFLPKRDFRYSKKIVPFRLRFRCRTQGLKIDEDHNSLPGRSTGIDSSNDLIWFQCRHAIKGIAFKTPEEE, from the exons ATGCATACTGAATACAAAGAATTG GAGGTGGATCTTGCAAAAACTGAGTTAAAGGCATCTTTGCGACGAAAGCACATTGGCAGAATGAGAGAGGTTAAGCAAGGGATCAGAAAGATGGAAAAGTTTATGAGTACAATTTCAAGTCTTCAAAGTGCGTTGCAATTGTTAATAAGTCAAATCCCTAACATTCATGAGGTTATTTTGGTCCTTGGTACAAGTCCAATTCGGCCTCAGCATGTTTATCAGTTGTGTTTTTCGCATGCAAATCCTGCTCCGTCCGCTGAAGCTAATTTCATCAAAGGCAAAACAGCAGAATGGCTTTCAAGGAAG GCTATTAGGGCATTGATTTCGAAAGATGCAGGTTCCAGTTCCTATCCAG GCCCTACAAAGTTGTTTCTGATGGTTAAAGCTCCCACCTCACTCAATCTGCCCTTGCATTTTCTTCCAAAACGTGACTTCAGATACAGTAAAAAG ATTGTGCCTTTCAGGTTACGGTTTAGATGCAGAACCCAAGGTTTGAAAATTGATGAGGATCACAATTCACTGCCTGGCAGATCAACAGGGATAGATTCTTCAAATGATCTAATCTG GTTTCAGTGTCGGCATGCAATAAAAGGCATAGCATTCAAGACACCAGAAGAAGAATGA
- the LOC107914545 gene encoding general transcription and DNA repair factor IIH helicase subunit XPD yields MKFQIEDVTVYFPYDHIYPEQYSYMIELKRTLDAKGHCLLEMPTGTGKTIALLSLITSYSLSKPQSPMKLIYCTRTVHEMEKTLAELKILHNYQIKHLGPQARILAMGLSSRKNLCVNPTVVAAENRDSVDAGCRKLTASWVRALAEENTDVTTCEFFESYEKAASAAVLPPGVYTLQELRAFGKEKGWCPYFLARHMVQFANVVVYSYQYLLDPKVAGIISKEMQKESVVVFDEAHNIDNVCIEALSVSVRRQTLEGATRNLSRISQEIDRFKATDTSILRAEYNRLVEGLVLGGNLPITDNWLSNPALPDDILKEAVPGNIRRAEHFLHVLRRLVQYLSGRLDTENVEKESPVGFVASISSHAGIDQKTLKFCYDRLHSLMLTLEITDTDEFLHIQTICDFATLVGTYGRGFSTIIEPFDERMPHIPDPVLQLSCHDASLAIKPVFDRFQSVVITSGTLSPIDLYPRLLNFHPVVSRSFTMSLTRDCICPMVLTRGSDQLPVSTKFDMRSDPGVVRNYGKLLLEMVSVVPDGIVCFFVSYSYMDGIINTWNDSGILKEIMQHKLVFIETQDVVETTLALDNYRRACDCGRGAVFFSVARGKVAEGIDFDQHYGRLVIMIGVPFQYTLSKILLARLEYLRDTFQIKEGDFLTFDALRQAAQCVGRVIRSKADYGMMIFADKRYSRHDKRSKLPSWILSHLQDANLNLSTDMALHIAREFLKKMAQPYDKTGSSDKKTLLSQEEMEKLGDGSMHEMSY; encoded by the exons ATGAAGTTCCAAATCGAAGACGTCACCGTCTACTTCCCTTATGATCACATTTACCCGGAACAGTACTCTTACATGATCGAACTGAAACGAACCTTAGATGCCAAAGGACATTGCCTTCTCGAAATGCCTACCGGAACCGGCAAAACCATCGCGTTACTATCTCTCATCACCAGCTACTCTCTCTCCAAACCTCAAAGCCCCATGAAGCTCATTTACTGTACGCGCACTGTCCACGAGATGGAAAAAACACTGGCCGAATTAAAGATTTTGCATAATTACCAGATTAAACATTTAGGACCCCAAGCTAGGATTCTTGCTATGGGGCTTTCCTCCAGGAAGAACTTGTGCGTCAACCCAACGGTTGTAGCCGCGGAGAACCGTGATTCGGTGGATGCTGGGTGTAGGAAGTTGACAGCGAGTTGGGTTCGAGCTTTGGCGGAGGAGAATACCGATGTGACTACGTGTGAGTTTTTTGAGAGTTATGAGAAGGCTGCTTCTGCCGCCGTGTTGCCACCCGGAGTTTATACCCTTCAG GAGTTGAGGGCCTTTGGGAAGGAGAAAGGGTGGTGTCCGTACTTTTTGGCTAGACATATGGTACAGTTTGCAAATGTGGTTGTTTATAGTTATCAATATTTGCTTGATCCAAAGGTGGCTGGAATCATATCAAAGGAAATGCAGAAAGAGTCCGTTGTGGTCTTTGATGAGGCTCATAATATTGACAATGTGTGTATTGAAGCACTTAGTGTTAGTGTTAGGAGACAGACACTTGAAGGAGCGACAAGGAATCTTAGTAGGATAAGTCAAGAGATTGATAG GTTCAAGGCCACTGATACAAGCATACTTCGTGCTGAATACAACCGACTTGTGGAGGGTTTGGTGCTGGGAGGAAACCTACCTA TCACAGACAACTGGCTTTCAAATCCTGCCTTACCGGATGATATTCTAAAGGAAGCTGTACCTGGAAATATCCGTCGAGCTGAGCACTTCTTGCATGTTCTACGTAGATTGGTTCAGTATCTAAGTGGTAGACTGGACACTGAAAATGTTGAGAAAGAAAGCCCTGTTGGTTTTGTTGCCTCTATCAGTAGTCATGCTGGAATTGACcagaaaacattgaaattttgtTATGATCGTTTGCATTCACTCATGTTGACCCTAGAAATAACTGACACAGATGAGTTCTTACACATCCAAACAATATGTGACTTTGCAACTCTTGTAGGCACTTATGGTCGTGGGTTTTCAACTATTATTGAACCCTTTGATGAAAGGATGCCACATATTCCAGATCCTGTCTTGCAG CTTAGCTGTCATGACGCTTCACTTGCCATAAAGCCTGTTTTTGATCGATTCCAATCAGTTGTTATTACATCTGGCACACTCAGCCCAATTGATCTGTACCCTCGCCTTCTTAACTTTCATCCAGTTGTTAGTCGTAGCTTTACAATGTCCTTGACTAGAGATTGCATATGTCCAATGGTTCTCACACGAGGAAG CGATCAACTTCCTGTTAGTACCAAATTTGATATGAGAAGTGATCCTGGTGTCGTGAGGAATTATGGGAAGCTATTGTTGGAGATGGTCTCCGTTGTCCCTGATGGAATTGTCTGTTTTTTCGTCAGTTATTCATACATGGATGGAATTATTAACACTTGGAATGACAGTGGGATTCTGAAG GAAATAATGCAACATAAGCTTGTCTTCATTGAGACGCAAGATGTTGTAGAAACGACATTGGCTCTGGACAATTATCGCAGGGCTTGTGACTGTGGAAGAGGTGCAGTATTTTTTTCTGTTGCCAG AGGAAAGGTTGCTGAAGGTATAGATTTTGATCAACATTATGGCAGACTAGTAATCATGATTGGTGTTCCTTTCCAGTATACGTTGAGCAA GATATTGCTGGCAAGGTTGGAGTACTTACGAGACACATTCCAGATAAAGGAAGGAGATTTTCTTACTTTTGACGCCTTG AGGCAAGCTGCTCAATGTGTGGGCCGAGTTATCCGTTCAAAGGCTGATTATGGGATGATGATATTTGCTGATAAGAG ATATAGCCGACATGACAAGCGCTCAAAATTGCCAAGTTGGATACTGTCTCATTTACAAGATGCAAACCTGAATTTGAGCACTGACATGGCTCTGCATATAGCAAGAGAG TTCCTAAAAAAAATGGCTCAACCATATGACAAGACTGGTAGCAGTGACAAGAAGACTTTACTCTCACAAGAAGAGATGGAGAAATTGGGCGACGGAAGCATGCATGAAATGTCGTATTAA